The genomic window GGTCGTCTCCGACGAGTCGGATGACGTTGCGTGGTGGCCGGTCGATGCGCTGCCGGAGGACATGGACGACTCGCTCCGCTCGCTCGTGGAGCTCGCCGGCCGGGTCTGAGCCCGGCACCGTTGCCGGGGGTGTGGACAACCGGGCGGGCCACCCCACGAACTGCGCCACAGTGGTCATCCACCACCGACCCCGGCACCCGAGCGAGACGACGATGAACCCACCCGGCCCCACGCCGTACCTGCGACCACTGCGCCGACCGGACGGCAGCGTGCAGCTCGGGCTGGGCGCGCGTGCGGTCCGGCTGCTGGGTCTCACCGATGCCGAGCTCCGGTGGCTCACGGGACTGGACCCCACCCGCGCCCTCACCGAGGCCCTCTCCACGGCGGCCCTCGAGGGCATCGACCCCGCCCGCGCGACCGGGATCCTCGACCGACTCGTCACCGGTGACGTGCTGCACCCGACGACCACCGAGCCACCGCAGGTCGCCGTCGTCGGCTCCGGCGCACTGCCGGCGCTGCTCGTCGACAGCCTGCGGCAGAGCGATCGGGTCCTCACCTCCCGCGTGCGCCCCGGGGGTGAGGACGCCGGACCCACCGACCTGGCCGTGGTCGTCAGCGCGGCGCCACCGGCCCCGGAGTCGGTCCGCCCGTGGCTCGCGGCACGGGTCCCGGTGCTGCCGGTGTGGTGCCTGCCCGAGCAGGCGAGCATCGGCCCCCTTCTGCTGCCGGAGCACGGTCCCTGCCTGCACTGCCTCGACCTCACGCGGGCCGAGGTCGACCCGGGCTGGCCGTGGTTGAGCGCCCAGCTGACCCGCGCCGGCATCACCGGACCCGAGTCGGTCGACGCCCTCCCGGCGGTCCGCCTCCTGGCCGCCGGGCTGACGACGACGCTCGTCCTCGACCACGTCGACGGCCGCCTGACCTCGCGCGAGTGGTCCTTCGAGGTCGCCACCCCGGGTCCCACGCTCGAGCGGCACCTGTGGCCGACCCATCCGGGGTGCAGCCAGTGCGCTCGCCCGCCACTGCAGGCCGTCCCGACACCCACGGACGAAGGGGGGTCCAGCCCCGGCACAGGTGGGACCGACACAATGGTCGGGTGAGCGAGATCCCCCGAGGAGCCGCCGGCCGGGCCGCGCGGCTCGCATCACTGCCGCTCGGCCACGCCGGGCGCAGCGCCCGAGGGCTGGGCCGACGTCTGGGCGGGACACCCGCGGACGTGGTCAACGAGGACATCCAGCGACGCACGGCCGAGCAGCTTTTCGCCGTGCTCGGCTCCCTCAAGGGCGGCGCGATGAAGGTCGGGCAGGCCCTCTCCGTCCTCGAGGCCGCCCTGCCCGAGGAGTACGTCGAGCCCTACCGCGAGATGCTCGTGCGGCTGCAGGACGCAGCGCCACCGATGCCCATCGAGGAGGTCCACTCCGTCCTCGTCCGCGACCTCGGCCCCGGCTGGCGCGAGCGGCTGGAGATCGAGGACCGTCCCGTCGCGGCCGCATCGATCGGCCAGGTGCACCGCGGTGTCACCGCCGACGGTCAGGTCATCGCCGTGAAGGTCCAGTACCCCGGGGCCGACAAGGCCCTGCGCAGCGACCTGCACCAGATCGCCCGGCTGGCACGCGTTGCCACGACGTGGATGCCCGCGATGGACATCAAGCCGGTGACCGACGAGCTGCTCGCCGCCGCGGACGAGGAGCTCGACTACGGCCTCGAGGCCGCCAATCAGCGCGCCTTCGCTGCCGCCTATCGCGACGACCCGGAGATGGCCGTCCCCGACGTCGTCCTGCAGAGCCGACACGTCCTCGTCAGCGAGTGGCTCGAGGGCGCACCGCTGAGCCAGGTCATCCGCGAGGGGGACCAGGACGTGCGCGACCGGATCGGCCAGCTGTACCTGGACTTCCTGCTCTCCGGGCCAGAGCGGGTGGGCCTGCTCCACTCCGACCCGCACCCGGGCAACTTCCGCCTCACCCCCGACGGGCGGCTCGGCGTCATCGACTACGGGGCAGTCACCCGGTTGCCCGAGGGATTCCCGCCCATGATCGGCACCTTGGTGCGCAAGGCACTGGCCGGCGATGCCCAAGGCATCGTGGAGGGTCTACGCGCCGAGGGCTTCATCCGCCCGCGGGTCAAGGTCGACGCCGAGGACATACTCGCCTACATCCTGCCGGTGATCGAGCCGCTGCGGACGCCGACGCACTCCTTCACCCGCGAGTGGCTGCGCTCGGCCACCACGGGCCTGACCGACCTGAGGGCACCGGAGTTCTCGACCGGTCTGCAGCTGAACCTGCCCCGCGAGTACGCGATGATCCACCGCGTCTTCATCGGCTCCACCGGAGTGCTCGCCCAGCTCGGTGCGACCATCCCGGCCCGTGGCTCGATGGAGCGCTACCTGCCCGGCTTCGCCGAGGAGTAAGGCCCGTCGGGCAGCGGGGTCGAGGTACTAGCGCGCGTCCTGACGCCCGTCGATACATCAACCCAGCCGGAGCTCAGGCCTTGGCCGCCTTGGCCTGCGCCTTCGCGGCCTTCTTGAAGTCCCGGACCTCCTGCAGCGAGCCCTCGTCGGTGACGTCGGCGACGGAGCGACGTGAGCCCTCCTGCGCGTAGGGACCGATCGCCTCACGCCAGCCCTCGGGGCGCACGCCGAGCTGCTTGCCGAGCAGGGCGGCGAAGATGCGCGCCTTCTGGTCGCCGAAGCCCGGAAGCGCCTTCAGACGCTTGAGCAGCTCCTTCGTGTCCGCGGCGGTGGTCCAGATCGCGGTGACGTCCCCGTCGTACTCGTCGCGCACGACGGCGGCGACGGCCTGGATGCGCCCGGCCATCGAGCGGCCGTAACGGTGCACGGCCGGCGGCGTCGCGCACAGGTCGGCGAAGGCCTCGGGCTCGGCCGCGGCGATCTCACCCGGGTCGAGCGTGCCGAAACGCTCCTTGACCTTGGCCGGGCCGGCGAAGGCCCGCTCCATCGGGAACTGCTGGTCGAGGAGCATCCCGACGACCACGGCGAAGGGGTCGGACGACAGCAGCTCGTCGGCGGCCTCGTCCTGGGCTATGCGCAGCTGGGGAGACATGCCCTCAGCCTGCCATGGCCGTGGGCAGCCTGATGCGAGAGAGTTGTCCAGCAGACCGCCCGGACCGCGGACGTTCCCCGGCGGCATCGGCCACCCGAGGACGCAAGGAGCACCACATGACCGTGCAGATCGACCTCAACGCCGATCTCGGCGAGGGATTCGGCCGGTGGCCCCTGGGTGACGACGACGCCCTGCTGGGGATCGTCACCAGCGCCAACGTGGCGTGCGGCTTCCACGCCGGCGACCCGAGCGTGCTGCGCCGGGTCTGCGACCGCGCCGCGGAGAACGGTGTGGCCATCGGCGCCCAGGTCGGCTACCGGGACCTGGCCGGCTTCGGTCGGCGCTTCATCGACGTCGCCCCCGATGAGCTGACCCAGGACGTGATCTACCAGATCGGTGCGCTGGAAGCCTTCGCCCGGGTGGCCGGCACGAGGGTGCGCTACGTCAAGCCACACGGCGCGCTGTACCATGCGCTCTTCCACCACGAGGAGCAGGCGGCGGCGGTCGTCGCTGCGGTGCACGCCTACGACCCGACGCTGCCGGTCCTGGGACTACCCGGCTCCCTGTGGCTGCGACGGGCCGGCGAGGCGGGCCTGGCGACGGTCAAGGAGGCCTTCGTCGACCGCAACTACACCCCCGAGGGCACGCTGGTCCCGCGGGGCGAGTCGGATGCCACGCTGACGGACCCGGAGGCGATCGCCCGGCGCTGTGTCGGCATCGCCACGACCGGTCGACTCGAAGCCGTCGACGGTACCGAGGTGACCACCGGGGCGGACTCCCTGTGCGTCCACGGTGACACCGACGGCGCGGTCCAGGTCGCCCGCGCGGTGCGAGCTGCCCTCGACGAGGGCGGCATCACGGTCCGGGCGTTCACGCACGAGGGACCGCCCCGGTGAGGCTCCTGCCCTGCGGCGACGTCGGCCTGCTCGTCGAGCTGACCGACCTCGACGAGGTGCTCGCGATGCACGCCGAGCTCGACCGGGCTCCGCCCGAGGGCGTCGTCGACATGGTCCCGGCGGCACGCACGCTGCTGCTGACCATCGACCCGAGCGTCACCACGGCCACGTCCGTGGCCGAGGTCGTGCGCGGCACCACCCTGCGCCCCGGCGCGCGCCGCCACACCGGCGACATCGAGGTGCCGGTCACCTACGACGGACCCGATCTGGCCGAGGTCGCCTCCCTGACCGGGATGAGCGAGCGCGAGGTCATCACGGCCCACACCGAGCAGGAGTGGACGGTCGCCTTCTGCGGCTTCGCGCCGGGCTTCGGCTACATGGTCCGCCCCGACGAACGGCTCAACGTCCCCCGGCGCACGGACCCGCGCACCAAGGTCCCGCCGGGCTCGGTCGCGCTCGCCGGTGGTTTCAGCAGCGTCTACCCGCGCGAGTCCCCCGGCGGCTGGCAGTTGATCGGCCGCACGGACGTCGTCCCGTGGGACCTCACCCGTGACCCGCCCGCCCTTTTCTCCCCGGGGGTCCGGGTGCGATTCGTGGCGCTCTGATGGGCCGGCTGGAAGTCCTCGCGACCGGGGCCCTCGCCACCATCCAGGACGAAGGGCGGCCCGGCCTGGCCGGTCTCGGCGTCGGCGTGAGCGGCGCAGCCGACCTGCGCAGCCTGCGACTGGCCAACCGACTCATCGGCAACGAGCCGGGCGCCGCCGCGATCGAAGCGACCTTCGGCGGGCTCGCCCTGCGTGCCCTGGCCGACGTCGACATCGCCCTGACCGGTGCCCCGACCCCGGCGACGGTCGACGGCGTGCCCGTCGGGATCAACGCTCCCGTCCACGTCCCGGCCGGTGCCGAGGTGTGGCTGTCACCCCCTTCGTCAGGGGTGCGCACCTACGTCGCCGTACGCGGCGGGATCGACGTGCCCGCCGCGCTCGGCTCGCGGGCGACCGACGTCATGTCCGGCATCGGCCCCGACGTCCTGGCACCCGGCACGGTGCTGGCGGTCGGGCCCTGGTCGACCGACTGGCCGGGTGTCGACGTGGCGGCGGTGGCGACCCCGACCGGTGGCGACCTCGACCTGCGCGTCGTCCCCGGGCCGCGCCACGACTGGTTCGTCGCCGAGGCGCTGGAGGTACTCACCGGCAGTCACTACGAGGTGAGCGCCGACAGCAACCGCGTGGGTATGCGGCTGGCCGGGCCTGTGCTGCAGCGCTCCCGCGACGATGAGCTGCCGAGCGAAGGTGTCGTCCGCGGCTCGCTGCAGGTACCGCCGACCGGGCAGCCGACCCTCTTCCTGGCCGACCACCCGGTCACCGGCGGCTACCCCGTCATCGGTGTCGTGCTGTCCGCGGACGTCGACCTCGCCGCGCAGGCCCGACCGGGGCAGCGGCTGCGGTTGACGCTCGACTCCGGCCCTCGTCACCCCCTGGGACAACGGTAGGCCCCACCCGGATTCGGATGGGGCCTACCTGTCCCCGCCCACTCGGGCGGTCTCGGTGCTCATCGCACGCCGAGGTGAGCGGGACGCGGGACCTCGCGCTGCTGGCGCAGCAGGTGCTCCTGGACGTCGGGGACGTACTGCAGGGGCCGGTCGGTGCGACGCAGTCGGGGCAGCTTCAGGTGCTTCATGGTGGTTCCTCCTCTCACGGATCTCGCTCAGGCGGGGATCGGGTGCTTGCGGGGACGGCCGCGCGGCCGCTTGCGCGGGATGACGCGGCCGGCGTCGAAGAGCTCGCCGCCCCAGACACCCCACGGCTCGCGACGCTCGAGAGCGCCTTCGAGGCAGATGGAGCGGAAGGGGCAGTCTCCGCAGAGCTCCTTGGCGTACTCGACGCCTGCGGGGGTCTCGGCGAACCAGATCTCGGGCTCTTCGGCCATACACGGGGTCGTCGGT from Janibacter cremeus includes these protein-coding regions:
- a CDS encoding AarF/UbiB family protein; this translates as MSEIPRGAAGRAARLASLPLGHAGRSARGLGRRLGGTPADVVNEDIQRRTAEQLFAVLGSLKGGAMKVGQALSVLEAALPEEYVEPYREMLVRLQDAAPPMPIEEVHSVLVRDLGPGWRERLEIEDRPVAAASIGQVHRGVTADGQVIAVKVQYPGADKALRSDLHQIARLARVATTWMPAMDIKPVTDELLAAADEELDYGLEAANQRAFAAAYRDDPEMAVPDVVLQSRHVLVSEWLEGAPLSQVIREGDQDVRDRIGQLYLDFLLSGPERVGLLHSDPHPGNFRLTPDGRLGVIDYGAVTRLPEGFPPMIGTLVRKALAGDAQGIVEGLRAEGFIRPRVKVDAEDILAYILPVIEPLRTPTHSFTREWLRSATTGLTDLRAPEFSTGLQLNLPREYAMIHRVFIGSTGVLAQLGATIPARGSMERYLPGFAEE
- a CDS encoding WhiB family transcriptional regulator, with amino-acid sequence MTTRATPTTPCMAEEPEIWFAETPAGVEYAKELCGDCPFRSICLEGALERREPWGVWGGELFDAGRVIPRKRPRGRPRKHPIPA
- a CDS encoding carboxyltransferase domain-containing protein, whose translation is MRLLPCGDVGLLVELTDLDEVLAMHAELDRAPPEGVVDMVPAARTLLLTIDPSVTTATSVAEVVRGTTLRPGARRHTGDIEVPVTYDGPDLAEVASLTGMSEREVITAHTEQEWTVAFCGFAPGFGYMVRPDERLNVPRRTDPRTKVPPGSVALAGGFSSVYPRESPGGWQLIGRTDVVPWDLTRDPPALFSPGVRVRFVAL
- a CDS encoding HhH-GPD-type base excision DNA repair protein codes for the protein MSPQLRIAQDEAADELLSSDPFAVVVGMLLDQQFPMERAFAGPAKVKERFGTLDPGEIAAAEPEAFADLCATPPAVHRYGRSMAGRIQAVAAVVRDEYDGDVTAIWTTAADTKELLKRLKALPGFGDQKARIFAALLGKQLGVRPEGWREAIGPYAQEGSRRSVADVTDEGSLQEVRDFKKAAKAQAKAAKA
- a CDS encoding LamB/YcsF family protein; this encodes MTVQIDLNADLGEGFGRWPLGDDDALLGIVTSANVACGFHAGDPSVLRRVCDRAAENGVAIGAQVGYRDLAGFGRRFIDVAPDELTQDVIYQIGALEAFARVAGTRVRYVKPHGALYHALFHHEEQAAAVVAAVHAYDPTLPVLGLPGSLWLRRAGEAGLATVKEAFVDRNYTPEGTLVPRGESDATLTDPEAIARRCVGIATTGRLEAVDGTEVTTGADSLCVHGDTDGAVQVARAVRAALDEGGITVRAFTHEGPPR
- a CDS encoding biotin-dependent carboxyltransferase family protein produces the protein MGRLEVLATGALATIQDEGRPGLAGLGVGVSGAADLRSLRLANRLIGNEPGAAAIEATFGGLALRALADVDIALTGAPTPATVDGVPVGINAPVHVPAGAEVWLSPPSSGVRTYVAVRGGIDVPAALGSRATDVMSGIGPDVLAPGTVLAVGPWSTDWPGVDVAAVATPTGGDLDLRVVPGPRHDWFVAEALEVLTGSHYEVSADSNRVGMRLAGPVLQRSRDDELPSEGVVRGSLQVPPTGQPTLFLADHPVTGGYPVIGVVLSADVDLAAQARPGQRLRLTLDSGPRHPLGQR